In Lactiplantibacillus pentosus, the sequence GTCGCCTAGTAGATTAATTGATAATGCGATTTGTTCAGTGAAGAATAACTGAACAACCATGTTTAGTAAGACCATTCCTAAGAACGGCACGGCCGTTTTCAGCGCGATAAATGGCGTCCGACAACGAACACTGAACAGCGCATAGAACCAAGTGAACAATAGTGCCCACACGTTAAACCGGGCGTACACTTTTTTGGTACTCGTCTCACCATTGATCGTTTTTGTGAACGTCATATCGTGTTTGACGCGGCGATTAAATCCAAACCACTCGGATGGTGCAAAATTCATGAAATTCCTCCTCGTTTTGTCACAACTGTCCCTTCTATTATAGAAGTTAACGAAGACGCTCGCTACTGATTGTCACGCTGGGGGCCAAAAAACTTTTGGACGACTGCCTGATACCCGTACTCGTCGTTCAGTTGTTTCAGCAATTTTTCATCATGCGTGCTCGTATAGCCAGTATGCCGCAGATGTTCATACAATTTCATATAAGGTAAGTCTTGTTTTCGCGCAAGCGCCAACTCCTGTTCAATGTCATAAGTCACTTTGCGAAATTCCACACTGATTTGTCCCGCATCCGTGACCGTCAACAGTGCATAGTTCGCCCGCTGATCCGCCATGAACTTCGCGTACGGACTGTACGGTTGTCCAGTGGCGCCCGGATTGATGATCAATTGCCCCCGCTGACTCACGCGCATCACTTGTTGATGCGTATGCCCATAAACGGCAACGTCTGCATTCCCCGCTAAATGATCAAAACTAGTCTGTTCACCAGCTGGATAGAGGTCGTGGCCCGTCGAACGTTCTGGCTGATTATGCGCTAATTGGAACGTCAAACCGTTTAGCGTTAACTGAGTCGCAATCGGTCGCTGAATCAATTCTTCATACTGCGCCGACTGTAAATGGGTGACCAGGTATTCCGTCAGCCGGGCAAAATAAATCGTTGACGGTTCTTCTAAACGGCCGGTGCCCGTCATGATCGCGTTAATCCCCTGTTCCCAGTTGCCTTGTAGCCAGACGGATGGTGCAACGTCCGCTAATGTTTGATAAAGCTGTTGGGCTCCCGGGCCAGGCAGAAATAAGTCACCCAAAAACCAATAATCTGTGGCTCCCTGCTGCCGGGCATCCGCTAGCACCGCCTGTAACGCCGTCAAATTTCCGTGAATATCTGCCAAAACTGCAATTCGATGTAACACTACTCGTCACTCCCTCACCAATCGTTACTTCTAGTATACGCCGAGTGCAGACTAAAGTCGTTGCTGTAAAGCGACCTTATTAATCTAGCGGGATAAGTGCTAATATTCGCATTAGTAAGCGCTTACTTGTATGCTAAAAGTAACAATTATAACGAGTGCACGTTTGCGTTGCAATGATGAACAGACGACAGGTCAACCAGTCGTAGCTGGCGTCTAGTCAGTCACCGATGCCACGAACGATTGACAGCCATCTGCAGCTACCAGCGTCAGCTTTTTTAGACTGAACACGATGTCAGTCTAAAAAAGCACAATCGGCCCATTGCCGAGCAATCGGTCGTAAGCAGCTGCTTTACGTGCACGACTCGATTTAATATCCGACTAAACCTTGGGGGAGGCTTTCAACATGCAACAATTGACACCCTTAGTACATGATTTTAACTTGGACGGCTACTGGTCTGCCGTCATTGATGAGGGAACGCCTGGGCTGGCCCGTGTGAATCAGCCACTGACGCAATTACTTGGAACTTGGTTGGCAGCGCACGTGACGATTCTCTGCGACACGGCTTCGTTTCTACTGATCATTCACGACCACCATCAAAAGCTCGCAATTCCCGGCCGCATTTCACCAGGCACCAGTCAGCCGTATGACATCAAACTCGATGGTTGGCCCGTCAACAATAGTGCGGCCTTGATGGCAATCGTTCAGAAGTATTTATAGTCAAACGGTCGACTATCGATAATCGAATCCATCATTAAAATC encodes:
- a CDS encoding metallophosphoesterase family protein; amino-acid sequence: MLHRIAVLADIHGNLTALQAVLADARQQGATDYWFLGDLFLPGPGAQQLYQTLADVAPSVWLQGNWEQGINAIMTGTGRLEEPSTIYFARLTEYLVTHLQSAQYEELIQRPIATQLTLNGLTFQLAHNQPERSTGHDLYPAGEQTSFDHLAGNADVAVYGHTHQQVMRVSQRGQLIINPGATGQPYSPYAKFMADQRANYALLTVTDAGQISVEFRKVTYDIEQELALARKQDLPYMKLYEHLRHTGYTSTHDEKLLKQLNDEYGYQAVVQKFFGPQRDNQ